A genomic stretch from Flavobacterium humidisoli includes:
- a CDS encoding YchJ family protein — MESKKCFCDTGLLFENCCGLYLNDNQKAPSALTLMRSRYSAYAIHNADYLMETTYISERKYYSKSEILRWAVSNKWQKLEILSFSENTVEFKAYFLDSDNKPQTHYEFSTFKFENDAWYYLDGKFE; from the coding sequence ATGGAGAGTAAAAAATGCTTCTGCGACACAGGATTGCTTTTTGAAAATTGCTGCGGTTTATATCTGAATGATAATCAAAAAGCGCCTTCGGCATTGACTTTAATGCGGTCAAGATATTCAGCGTATGCAATTCATAATGCCGATTATCTTATGGAAACGACTTATATTTCCGAAAGAAAATATTATTCGAAATCTGAAATTTTAAGATGGGCCGTTTCTAATAAATGGCAGAAATTGGAAATTTTGAGTTTTTCTGAAAACACAGTTGAATTCAAAGCGTACTTTTTAGATTCAGATAATAAACCTCAAACACATTACGAATTCTCGACTTTTAAATTCGAAAATGATGCTTGGTATTATTTAGACGGAAAGTTTGAATAA
- a CDS encoding KTSC domain-containing protein has product MKKIVEYRKLLNVEKTAELKDLKTIYRNAMKESHPDKFVGNEAGLKEAEEKSKTIIEAYHFLVSIHPDTIKLNLPEYTETISTCSITDYKFVEGRLIIDFSNGSVYEYISVPKATYVKMVNADSPARFAKRHILNSFTWRKKTNQE; this is encoded by the coding sequence ATGAAAAAAATAGTTGAATACCGCAAGTTACTAAACGTAGAAAAAACTGCAGAGTTAAAAGATTTAAAGACAATTTATCGTAATGCGATGAAAGAATCTCATCCTGATAAATTTGTGGGAAATGAAGCTGGTTTAAAAGAAGCTGAAGAAAAAAGTAAAACGATTATCGAAGCTTACCACTTTTTAGTAAGTATTCACCCTGATACTATCAAACTTAATTTACCTGAGTACACAGAAACAATTTCAACTTGTTCTATCACAGACTATAAATTTGTTGAAGGTCGTTTGATTATTGACTTTTCTAACGGAAGCGTTTACGAGTACATTAGTGTACCAAAAGCAACTTACGTGAAAATGGTAAATGCAGATTCTCCAGCAAGATTTGCTAAAAGACATATCTTAAACTCTTTTACTTGGAGAAAGAAAACAAATCAAGAATAG
- a CDS encoding DUF4369 domain-containing protein gives MKKILFVLTASAAIISCSKVKDGEYLITGTATGIENGKTIILQGADPATRMPVSLDTVKVENGKFEIKGKVTEPAFHTLILQGANGPIPFILETGEIKIAIDKDSIHKSKVSGTYNNDEYVTFMEDMNKTQKSLMDFQKKNNTKMQQAQQAQDTATINGLMKQYMELQKEVQEGSKKKYLAYAENHPKSFITALIIQSLLNDPTADTKKLESLYSTLDESLKNTAPGKEIKTRLGQAKMPSVGATAPAVGSAK, from the coding sequence ATGAAAAAAATACTTTTTGTACTTACGGCTTCTGCAGCTATCATTTCTTGCAGCAAAGTTAAAGATGGAGAATACCTTATTACAGGTACTGCTACAGGGATTGAAAACGGAAAAACAATCATTTTACAAGGTGCAGATCCTGCTACAAGAATGCCTGTTTCTCTTGATACAGTAAAAGTTGAAAACGGAAAATTTGAAATAAAAGGAAAAGTTACTGAACCAGCTTTCCACACATTAATATTACAAGGTGCTAACGGACCAATCCCATTTATCCTAGAAACTGGAGAAATTAAAATTGCTATTGACAAAGACAGTATCCATAAATCTAAAGTATCTGGAACTTACAACAATGATGAGTACGTGACTTTTATGGAAGACATGAACAAAACTCAAAAAAGTTTAATGGATTTCCAGAAAAAGAACAATACTAAAATGCAGCAAGCTCAGCAAGCACAAGATACAGCGACTATCAATGGCTTGATGAAACAATACATGGAACTTCAAAAAGAAGTTCAAGAAGGCAGCAAAAAGAAATATTTAGCTTACGCTGAAAACCACCCAAAATCTTTTATTACAGCTTTAATTATTCAAAGCTTATTGAATGATCCAACAGCTGACACTAAAAAATTAGAGAGCTTATACAGCACTTTGGATGAGTCTTTAAAAAATACTGCTCCAGGGAAAGAAATCAAAACAAGATTAGGTCAAGCAAAAATGCCATCTGTTGGTGCTACAGCTCCAGCGGTAGGCAGCGCTAAATGA